TGTACCGGCAGTCCACCGGCGGACTCGCCGCACCCGTGGCGCTGCCGTTCGGCGCGTCCCTCGGCGACGTCCACGTCGTCGACCTCGACCAGGACGGCACAGGGGACCTGGTCGCGACCGTCAACGAGTCCGTGCTGGTGCGCTACGGCACCGGCTCCGGCGAGTTCACCGCGCCGACCGCCGTGCCCACGCCGCTCTCCGGGCCGGTGCTGGGAATCGCCGACGTGACCGGCGGCCCCGGCCTCGACCTAGTCCGCCTCGACGGCCGCAACGTCATCGTCGCCGAGCAGACCTCGGCACGCACCTTCGCCCCCACCACCGGCATTCCCGTACCGGAGGGGCAGGAGATCGACGCCCGCTCGTTCGCGACCGGCGACGTCACCGGCGACGGCCGAGCCGACGTGGTCGTCACCGTCACCGGCAACATGCCCGACCCGCGGGTCTCCGTGCTGACCCACGACGCCTCCGGGACGCTCGGCCCGTGGCAGGTCTACGTCGCGTACGACATGCCCGAGCCCGTCGTCCTCGAGGACATGGACGGCGACTCGCGGCTCGACGTGGTCATCGCCCACGGCGGCTGGTACCGGGTGGGCGTCATGCTCCAGCGCCCCGACGGCCGCCTCGGCCGGGAGCAGCTCGGCTACAACAGCTACTACGCCTCCCACTACGAGCACCGGGGCCTCGCGGTCGGCGACATCAACAGCGACGGCCACAAGGACGTGCTGCTGGCCGACTACAACAACGGGATCGTGGTGATCCCCGGGGCGTAGCGGGGATCGCTCAGGCGACGGGTGGTGCCGTTCCGGCACCACCCGTCGCCGCTGTCGGAGACAGCTCCTCGTCCACAGAGGCGCACGGCCCGGCGTGCCCGTCGCGCCGCCGGCAACGGCCGGCAGCGTCGAGCCGGGCGTCGCACCACACTCGGGTACGCAGGAACTGACGGTCCTCCTCGCTGAGCGTGGTCTCGCCAAAGTCGATGGCGGTGACGTGGCCGAGCGAATCCCGCAGGGCCGCCGCGAGGATGTTGGCGTCGTTGAGGCTGGTCAGCGTGGTCGGCAGGTGGATGACCCAGCGCGGCGCGGTCATCGCGGCCACCTGCTGTTGCGCGCATGCTGGCAGCTCCCGTAGCGGGACTGCCACTGGCGCAGCGCCTGGCGGATGCGCTCGGCCTCGGTGTTCGCGGTGGTCACCTCGCGGTGCAGGCGTTCCAGTTCGTCGGCAGCCCGGTTGAGGTAGTCGTGTACCTGGTCGGGATCGAGGCCGCGCCACCTGGTGTCGAAGGCGGCGGACCGGAGGTCGTGCGGGTGCAGGCGCCCGCCGGTCAGGTAGATCATGGTCGCGGTGCCGTCTGCTCGGCGACCAGCAACTGCACCTGACGGTCGGTGAGCCCACGCTGGTCCAACACCCGACGACCCCAGCGGTGCAGGCGGCACGGATGGGCGGCGCGGTCGTTGCGACACCGCTGCCCGTCGGGCCACTGCTCGGCGGCGTGCACGGTGACCGCCCTGATGGCGAAGCCAACGTCCTCGGCAGTGACGTACGGCGGCAACGGCAGGTCACCGAGGATGGCGTCGATCGAATCCATGACCCTCCTTCATACGACTGCGCCTGTTCCTTCGGCGACGGCGCTCGTTCCTGCTGATCGCGTTGTTCTTGCGATCGCGTCGTTTGACGATCG
This genomic stretch from Micromonospora krabiensis harbors:
- a CDS encoding DivIVA domain-containing protein: MIYLTGGRLHPHDLRSAAFDTRWRGLDPDQVHDYLNRAADELERLHREVTTANTEAERIRQALRQWQSRYGSCQHARNSRWPR